From a region of the Falco cherrug isolate bFalChe1 chromosome 9, bFalChe1.pri, whole genome shotgun sequence genome:
- the DUSP13A gene encoding dual specificity protein phosphatase 13, translating to MSGSEVQGPPGPEGAGACTGDVPSLKEIEQLLSTGRPSCNHVDEVWPNLFLGDLVTAHNRFVLWKMGVTHVLNAAHGTAYSHGGQDFYGVTINYYGVPAHDLPSFDISQFFFSAAQFIHNALNTPGAKILVHCAVGVSRSASLVLAYLMINHHLPLVEAIKTVKEHRWISPNRGFLKHLRNLDVQLRQKKGC from the exons ATGTCGGGGTCAGAGGTGCAGGGGCCCCCCGGACCCGAAGGTGCTGGGGCATGCACAGGGGACGTCCCCTCCCTTAAAGAGATCGAACAGCTCCTGAGCACTGGCCGGCCCTCTTGCAACCATGTGGATGAAGTGTGGCCTAATCTCTTCCTAGGAGACCT AGTAACAGCTCACAACAGATTTGTTTTGTGGAAGATGGGTGTGACCCATGTTTTAAATGCTGCCCACGGCACAGCGTACAGCCATGGAGGCCAGGACTTCTATGGAGTGACCATCAATTATTATGGTGTACCAGCCCATGACCTCCCAAGCTTTGATATAAgccagtttttcttctctgcagcacaATTTATCCACAACGCCTTGAACACGCCAGGAG cTAAAATTTTGGTACATTGTGCAGTTGGAGTAAGCAGGTCAGCTTCCCTAGTCCTAGCATATCTCATGATAAATCACCACCTCCCATTGGTTGAAGCCATCAAAACAGTGAAGGAACATCGATGGATTTCACCCAACCGTGGCTTCCTGAAACACCTGCGAAATTTGGATGTTCAGCTACGGCAAAAGAAAGGCTGCTGA